From one Agathobaculum sp. NTUH-O15-33 genomic stretch:
- a CDS encoding sugar ABC transporter permease, with the protein MSSTDTKKKSISGKLDIRTLTMVIVLIVLWVGFTAATGGNFITTRNLSNLIRQAAFTGIMGVGMTLVIVTGGIDLSAGMVMGFVGCIMAACQVWFGLPTIATIAIGLVLGAVIGLIEGGLIAYTGIAPFIVTLGAQLIFRGGMLAVTGGQTVAPFQESYKFWGTAYVLPLWGWVIAVIACVAMLGIELNKRRAKKKYNSLQETMGEMIVRWLIFCALVLVAVYILNSFKGIPIPVLVMAIVVVIFTFVSQKTTFGRSVYAIGGNISAARYAGINVKKNLTVVYCLNGFLCAVAGVIYTARLNGGTAQAANGNYELDAIAAAVIGGTSMTGGVGKVAGAILGAVIMMSIDNGMSMMNLDAYWQFIVKGLILVAAVWFDTQTQKKGK; encoded by the coding sequence ATGTCTAGTACAGATACAAAAAAGAAATCGATTAGCGGCAAGCTTGATATCCGCACCCTGACGATGGTCATTGTGCTGATCGTTTTGTGGGTTGGCTTTACCGCGGCAACGGGCGGCAACTTCATCACCACCCGTAACCTGTCCAACCTGATCCGTCAGGCGGCGTTTACCGGCATTATGGGCGTCGGCATGACGCTCGTCATCGTCACCGGCGGTATCGACCTGTCGGCCGGTATGGTCATGGGCTTTGTCGGCTGTATCATGGCGGCCTGCCAAGTATGGTTCGGCCTGCCCACGATCGCGACGATCGCCATCGGTCTGGTGCTGGGCGCGGTCATCGGCCTGATTGAAGGCGGTCTGATCGCCTACACCGGCATCGCTCCCTTTATCGTCACCTTGGGCGCGCAGCTGATCTTCCGCGGCGGCATGCTGGCCGTCACGGGCGGCCAGACGGTCGCGCCGTTCCAAGAATCCTACAAGTTCTGGGGCACCGCGTATGTGCTGCCGCTGTGGGGCTGGGTCATCGCGGTCATCGCCTGCGTGGCCATGCTGGGCATTGAGCTGAACAAGCGCCGCGCCAAGAAGAAGTACAACAGCCTGCAGGAAACCATGGGCGAAATGATCGTCCGCTGGCTCATCTTCTGCGCGCTGGTTCTGGTCGCGGTGTACATCTTAAACTCCTTCAAGGGCATTCCGATCCCGGTGCTCGTCATGGCGATCGTGGTCGTCATCTTCACCTTCGTTTCGCAGAAGACCACCTTTGGCCGCAGCGTTTACGCGATCGGCGGCAATATCTCCGCGGCGCGCTACGCCGGCATCAATGTAAAAAAGAACCTGACCGTGGTCTACTGCCTGAACGGCTTCCTGTGCGCGGTCGCGGGCGTGATCTACACCGCCCGTCTGAACGGCGGCACGGCGCAGGCGGCAAACGGCAACTATGAGCTGGACGCGATCGCGGCGGCCGTTATCGGCGGCACCTCGATGACCGGCGGCGTGGGCAAGGTCGCGGGCGCGATCCTCGGCGCCGTGATCATGATGTCGATTGACAACGGCATGTCGATGATGAACCTTGACGCTTACTGGCAGTTCATCGTCAAGGGCCTGATTCTGGTGGCCGCTGTTTGGTTCGATACGCAGACGCAGAAGAAGGGCAAATAA
- a CDS encoding sugar ABC transporter ATP-binding protein, translating into MPDYILQLQNITKIFPGVKALDNVTFDVQRGHVHALVGENGAGKSTLIKIISGVYPNGTYDGKVLFDGQECKFRSIKDVERTGIACIHQELNLVPDMSVSENIFINNQPSKMGVIDFDKLYYQTVELLKRVGLDTNPNELVRNLGTGKQQLVEIAKALSRDVKLLLLDEPTASLTEAEVDILLDMVDKLRRQGVTCIYISHRLDEIMRLCDDITVLRDGQTIETRARKDMDKDTMISLMVGREMTNLFPRVPHTRGEVGFEIKNFTVPHPEIPGRDLIQNVSLKAYKGEILGISGLMGAGRTELFTAVYGAFRTKGRGEVYIDGKKVEIKNPIDALNAGYFLVTEDRKKLGLNLIMSIKENTTLASLDKVSKFGILNEDAEVAYTTKYVEEIRTKTPSIEVAVNTLSGGNQQKVVLAKALMSEPKVMILDEPTRGIDVGAKYEIYKIMNELVEKGVVIIMISSEMEEILGMSDRIITVAGGEVTGEFEIAEATQEVLMRAAVGRG; encoded by the coding sequence ATGCCAGATTATATTTTGCAGCTGCAAAATATTACAAAGATATTCCCCGGCGTGAAAGCGCTGGACAACGTTACCTTTGATGTGCAGCGCGGCCATGTGCACGCGCTGGTCGGTGAGAACGGCGCGGGTAAATCCACGCTGATCAAGATCATCAGCGGCGTTTATCCGAACGGCACGTACGACGGCAAGGTGCTGTTCGACGGTCAGGAATGCAAATTCCGCAGCATCAAGGACGTGGAACGGACCGGTATCGCCTGTATCCATCAGGAACTGAATCTGGTGCCGGATATGAGCGTGTCCGAGAATATCTTTATCAACAACCAGCCGAGCAAGATGGGCGTGATCGATTTTGATAAGCTTTATTATCAAACGGTCGAGCTTTTGAAGCGCGTCGGTCTGGATACGAATCCGAACGAGCTGGTCCGCAACCTCGGCACGGGCAAGCAGCAGCTGGTCGAGATCGCCAAGGCGCTTTCGCGCGACGTCAAGCTTTTGCTGCTCGACGAGCCGACCGCCTCGCTGACCGAAGCGGAGGTAGACATCCTGCTCGACATGGTGGATAAGCTGCGCCGGCAGGGCGTTACCTGTATCTATATCTCCCACCGTCTGGACGAGATCATGCGCCTGTGCGACGATATCACCGTCCTGCGCGACGGCCAGACCATCGAGACCCGCGCCCGCAAGGACATGGACAAGGATACGATGATCTCCCTCATGGTAGGCCGCGAAATGACCAACCTGTTCCCGCGCGTCCCGCATACCCGGGGCGAGGTCGGCTTTGAGATCAAGAACTTCACGGTGCCGCATCCCGAAATCCCGGGCCGCGATTTGATCCAGAACGTCAGCCTCAAAGCGTATAAGGGCGAGATCCTCGGTATTTCGGGCCTGATGGGCGCCGGACGAACCGAGCTATTCACCGCCGTTTACGGCGCGTTCCGCACCAAGGGCAGGGGCGAGGTCTATATCGACGGCAAAAAGGTCGAAATCAAAAACCCGATCGACGCGCTGAACGCAGGCTATTTTCTGGTCACGGAGGACCGCAAAAAGCTGGGTCTGAACCTGATCATGAGCATTAAGGAAAACACCACGCTGGCTTCGCTCGACAAGGTGTCGAAATTCGGCATCCTCAACGAGGACGCCGAGGTGGCGTATACCACCAAGTATGTCGAAGAAATCCGCACCAAGACGCCTTCGATCGAGGTGGCGGTCAACACGCTTTCGGGCGGCAACCAGCAAAAGGTCGTTTTGGCCAAGGCGCTGATGAGCGAGCCCAAGGTCATGATCCTTGACGAGCCGACGCGCGGTATCGACGTCGGCGCAAAATATGAAATCTACAAAATCATGAACGAGCTGGTCGAAAAGGGCGTTGTGATCATCATGATCTCGTCCGAAATGGAAGAGATCCTCGGCATGAGCGACCGCATTATCACGGTCGCGGGCGGCGAGGTCACCGGCGAGTTTGAGATCGCGGAAGCGACACAGGAAGTACTGATGCGCGCAGCAGTAGGGAGGGGCTAA
- a CDS encoding vWA domain-containing protein, with amino-acid sequence MAQQTNWHAVGREILSTARAELYLNMPFLDAALGALRHGEEYNTATLATDGARLFLNGAHLAGRYERARSLVCRAYLHLTLHCLLRHPSKSRGRDEALWDLCCDIAVESIIDGLGYRCLTPLTHSVRRRNLYESLQSDMPVLTAEAIYRRFRRAPLSEYDRATLAREFYEDDHTLWYAENEDEEQRRQDERWQQITARTQTGMETVFSASGAGGEAVLDQLRVETREKTDYRAFLHRFAVLGEEVSIDPDAFDYGYYAYGLRHYGNMPLIEPLETREAHRIEDFVVAIDTSMSTSGELVRAFLSYTYAMLRDSESFFRRVNLRILQCDDRVRADKRVTSADELADYMANFELAGGSATDFRPVFDHVAKLQAEGAFRHLRGLLYFTDGLGVYPAKRPPYDAAFVMLRDRCYPEHLPPWAIRVTLSEDEILPAEEETI; translated from the coding sequence ATGGCGCAACAAACGAATTGGCACGCGGTCGGCCGCGAGATATTATCCACGGCGCGTGCCGAGCTGTACCTGAACATGCCCTTTCTGGACGCGGCGCTCGGCGCGCTGCGCCACGGCGAGGAATACAATACCGCCACGCTGGCGACCGACGGCGCGCGCCTGTTTTTGAACGGCGCGCATTTGGCGGGGCGGTATGAGCGCGCCCGCTCGCTCGTCTGCCGCGCCTACCTGCACCTAACGCTGCACTGCCTGCTGCGCCATCCCAGCAAAAGCCGGGGGCGCGACGAGGCGCTTTGGGACCTGTGCTGCGATATCGCGGTGGAAAGCATCATCGACGGGCTGGGTTACCGCTGCCTAACCCCGCTGACGCACAGCGTGCGGCGGCGCAACCTATATGAAAGCCTGCAAAGCGATATGCCGGTGCTGACCGCGGAAGCGATTTACCGCCGCTTTCGCCGCGCCCCGTTATCCGAATACGACCGCGCCACCCTTGCCCGCGAATTTTATGAGGACGACCACACGCTTTGGTACGCCGAAAACGAGGACGAGGAGCAGCGCCGGCAGGACGAGCGCTGGCAGCAGATCACCGCGCGCACGCAAACCGGCATGGAAACCGTGTTCAGCGCATCCGGCGCGGGCGGCGAAGCCGTGCTCGACCAGCTGCGGGTAGAGACCCGCGAAAAGACCGATTACCGCGCGTTCCTGCATCGCTTCGCCGTGCTGGGCGAGGAGGTTTCGATCGACCCGGACGCGTTCGATTACGGCTATTACGCCTACGGCCTGCGTCACTACGGCAACATGCCGCTGATCGAGCCGCTGGAAACGCGCGAAGCGCACCGGATCGAGGATTTTGTCGTTGCGATCGATACCTCGATGTCCACCTCCGGCGAACTGGTGCGCGCGTTTCTATCCTACACCTACGCCATGCTGCGCGACAGCGAAAGCTTTTTCCGCCGCGTCAATCTGCGCATTTTGCAGTGCGACGACCGGGTGCGCGCGGACAAGCGCGTCACGAGCGCGGACGAACTGGCGGACTATATGGCAAATTTTGAACTGGCCGGCGGCAGCGCCACCGATTTCCGCCCCGTGTTCGACCACGTGGCGAAGCTACAGGCCGAAGGCGCGTTCCGCCACCTGCGCGGCCTTTTGTACTTTACCGACGGGCTGGGTGTTTACCCCGCTAAACGCCCGCCGTACGACGCGGCCTTCGTCATGCTGCGGGACCGCTGCTACCCCGAGCATTTGCCGCCGTGGGCCATCCGCGTGACGCTATCGGAAGATGAAATATTACCCGCAGAGGAAGAAACCATATGA
- a CDS encoding desulfoferrodoxin family protein, whose protein sequence is MCEVKFYKCSHCGNLVGMIHDAGVPIVCCGEKMTELVPGSVDAAAEKHVPVIRVEGDTVTVSVGSVAHPMAEEHFIEWIYLQTERGGQRKCLAPGEAPEATFALAGEKPVAAYAYCNLHGLWKADV, encoded by the coding sequence ATGTGCGAAGTTAAGTTTTATAAATGCAGCCATTGCGGCAATCTGGTAGGGATGATCCATGACGCGGGCGTACCGATCGTCTGCTGTGGCGAGAAAATGACCGAGCTTGTTCCGGGTTCGGTGGACGCCGCCGCTGAAAAGCATGTGCCGGTCATCCGCGTGGAAGGCGATACGGTAACGGTATCCGTTGGTTCCGTGGCGCATCCGATGGCGGAGGAGCACTTCATTGAGTGGATTTATTTGCAGACCGAGCGCGGCGGCCAGCGCAAGTGCCTTGCGCCCGGCGAAGCGCCCGAAGCAACGTTTGCGCTTGCCGGAGAAAAGCCGGTTGCGGCGTATGCCTACTGCAACCTGCACGGCCTGTGGAAAGCGGACGTATAA
- a CDS encoding AAA family ATPase, with the protein MNIKRAKEEIKNAIRAYLSRDSFGQYRIPPVRQRPILLMGPPGVGKTQIMEQIAEETGIGLVCYTITHHTRQSALGLPYIEHRSYGGREYAVTEYTMSEIIASVYRSIERSGVREGILFLDEINCISETLTPMMLQFLQCKTFGNQRLPEGWVVVAAGNPPEYNKSVREFDVVTLDRVKRIDVNEDFGVWKEYAYRRGLHGAVISYLEIRKEHFYRIETTADGLQFATARGWEDLSELLYAYESLGLPVDREVIGQYIQLPRIAGDFANYLALYEKYRRVYKVEDILAGAYEPVRAAELAAAPFDERLGVLGLLLARLSETAREAYRQDALTDALHKTLQRIRDAEQAAPAALQLNLAEKQAHIERRRESGSADRDAQRTLLAEAAWLENAQKTLLTEGVPTDAAFDRLRALFAAEPEKRLQLAHEAGRQIEAAFAFLNDALPDSQELILFATELTANFFTSWLIQTFGCEAYYRHNDRLLFDDTRQKIMENIAAARQSEI; encoded by the coding sequence ATGAATATCAAACGAGCCAAGGAAGAGATTAAAAACGCCATCCGCGCCTATCTGTCGCGCGATTCGTTCGGGCAGTACCGCATCCCTCCGGTGCGCCAGCGCCCCATTTTGCTGATGGGGCCGCCCGGCGTGGGCAAAACGCAGATCATGGAGCAGATCGCGGAGGAGACCGGCATCGGCCTTGTGTGCTACACGATCACGCACCACACGCGCCAGTCCGCGCTCGGCCTGCCCTATATCGAGCACCGCTCCTACGGCGGGCGGGAATACGCCGTGACCGAATACACGATGAGCGAGATCATCGCGTCGGTCTACCGCTCGATCGAGCGGTCGGGCGTCCGCGAGGGCATTTTGTTTCTGGATGAGATCAACTGTATTTCGGAAACGCTCACGCCCATGATGCTGCAATTTTTACAGTGCAAGACCTTCGGCAACCAGCGGCTGCCCGAGGGCTGGGTCGTCGTCGCGGCGGGCAACCCGCCGGAATACAATAAATCCGTGCGCGAGTTCGACGTGGTCACGCTCGACCGCGTCAAGCGCATCGATGTAAACGAGGATTTCGGGGTTTGGAAGGAATACGCCTACCGGCGCGGGCTGCACGGGGCGGTCATCTCCTATTTGGAAATTCGGAAGGAGCATTTTTACCGCATCGAAACCACGGCGGACGGCTTGCAATTCGCCACCGCGCGCGGCTGGGAGGACCTTTCCGAGCTGCTTTACGCCTATGAATCGCTCGGCCTGCCGGTCGACCGCGAGGTGATCGGGCAGTATATCCAGCTGCCGCGCATCGCGGGCGATTTTGCCAACTACCTTGCGCTGTACGAGAAGTACCGCCGCGTGTACAAGGTAGAGGATATCCTAGCGGGCGCCTACGAGCCGGTGCGCGCCGCCGAGCTTGCCGCCGCCCCGTTCGACGAGCGGCTGGGCGTTTTGGGTCTGCTGCTCGCCCGCCTGTCCGAAACAGCGCGCGAAGCCTACCGGCAGGACGCGCTGACCGACGCGCTGCACAAAACGCTGCAGCGCATCCGCGACGCGGAACAGGCCGCGCCCGCCGCGCTTCAACTGAACCTTGCCGAAAAGCAGGCGCACATCGAGCGCCGCCGCGAATCCGGCTCCGCCGACCGGGACGCGCAGCGCACGCTGCTGGCCGAAGCCGCGTGGCTGGAAAACGCGCAAAAGACCTTGCTCACCGAAGGCGTGCCCACGGACGCGGCCTTTGACCGCCTGCGCGCGCTGTTTGCCGCGGAACCGGAAAAGCGTTTGCAGCTTGCCCACGAGGCGGGCCGCCAGATTGAAGCCGCGTTCGCCTTTCTGAACGACGCCCTGCCCGACAGTCAGGAGCTCATCCTTTTCGCGACCGAGCTGACCGCGAACTTCTTCACCTCTTGGTTGATTCAAACCTTTGGCTGCGAAGCCTACTACCGGCATAACGACCGCCTGCTGTTCGACGATACCCGCCAAAAGATCATGGAGAACATCGCCGCCGCGCGGCAAAGCGAAATATAA
- a CDS encoding leucine-rich repeat protein, whose translation MRELAGENDLLLTCREQADGLCLLRCETRDEHVTLPDALFGKPVVALGDYALAERAPAIPADAFSVRVTCGGPAPVHNAAAIHSITLPQGLRRIGAYAFFNCRSLSELSLTDAADTLGGGALMNCAALRLIRLRFLSGETSLLQKLLSEHAGEITAALDLANGGKARLIFPEYVEDLEELSAPHVFRYRIGGAGHAYRQCFTRGAIQFHQYDAALERLLRMHAFDAAARVALTRLRFPYALGEGARERYFACLAAHGGALALAYAENGDTEPLAFLLQCGALGPNAVSAACDRARQRGQTEALGLLLDALGRLGAPEQTKSFEL comes from the coding sequence ATGCGGGAGCTTGCGGGAGAAAACGATCTGCTGCTTACCTGCCGCGAGCAAGCGGACGGGCTTTGCCTGCTGCGCTGTGAAACGCGCGACGAGCATGTAACGCTGCCGGACGCGCTGTTCGGCAAGCCGGTCGTCGCGCTTGGCGACTACGCGCTGGCCGAGCGCGCGCCCGCGATCCCGGCGGACGCGTTTTCCGTTCGCGTTACCTGCGGCGGGCCCGCGCCGGTGCACAACGCCGCCGCCATCCATAGCATTACGCTGCCGCAAGGCCTGCGCCGCATCGGCGCGTATGCGTTTTTTAATTGCCGGAGCCTTTCCGAGCTTTCGCTCACCGACGCGGCGGATACGCTGGGCGGCGGCGCGCTGATGAACTGCGCGGCGCTGCGGCTGATCCGCCTGCGTTTTCTTTCCGGCGAAACCAGCCTGCTGCAAAAGCTGCTCAGCGAACACGCGGGCGAAATCACCGCCGCTTTGGATTTAGCAAACGGCGGCAAAGCGCGCCTGATCTTCCCCGAGTATGTGGAGGATTTGGAGGAACTGTCCGCGCCCCACGTGTTCCGCTACCGCATCGGCGGCGCGGGCCATGCCTACCGGCAGTGCTTCACGCGCGGCGCGATCCAGTTTCACCAGTACGACGCGGCGCTGGAACGGCTTTTGCGCATGCACGCGTTCGACGCGGCCGCGCGGGTCGCGCTCACCCGCCTGCGCTTTCCCTACGCGCTGGGCGAAGGGGCGCGCGAACGCTATTTCGCCTGCCTTGCCGCGCACGGCGGCGCGCTCGCGCTTGCCTATGCCGAAAACGGAGACACGGAACCGCTCGCCTTTTTGCTGCAATGCGGCGCGCTGGGGCCTAACGCGGTTTCCGCCGCGTGCGACCGCGCGCGGCAGCGCGGGCAGACCGAGGCGCTCGGCCTGCTGCTCGATGCGCTTGGCAGGCTGGGCGCGCCGGAGCAAACCAAATCATTCGAGCTGTAA
- a CDS encoding phosphoketolase family protein translates to MTLTDPTPCEEKGALTDSLLQKMDAYWRAANYLAAGQLYLLDNPLLREPLKPTHIKKKIVGHWGTVPGQNFVYVHLNREIKRYDLDMILLSGPGHGGNFFVANTYLEGTYSEVYPNISEDTEGMRRLFKQFSFPGGIASHVAPETPGSINEGGELGYGVAHAFGAVFDNPDLIAAVTVGDGEAETGPLATSWHSNKFLNPITDGAVLPILHLNGYKIANPTVFSRISHDEVRKFFEGCGWKPYFVEGDDPMIMHRKMAETMDQVIEEILAIQKHARETGDASRPVWPMIVLRTPKGWTGPKEVDGKMIENSFRAHQVPIMMDRPEHLEMLNAWLHSYRPEELFDEAGRLIPALRALAPTGLKRIGSNPHANGGLLLRQLRLPDFRDYEISVPAPGAVEGQDMLEMGKFVRDILKLNEESRNFRVFGPDETASNRLTAAFEVSNRVWNAETLPSDEFLARDGRIMDSMLSEHLCEGWLEGYLLTGRHGFFASYEAFIRIIDSMAAQHAKWLKVCSELPWRQKIASLNLILASNVWQQDHNGFTHQDPGFLDHIANKKADVVRLYLPPDGNCLLSCFDHCIRSRNYVNVIVASKHPRPQWLTMEQAVKHCTQGIGIWEWASNDQGGEPDVVMACCGETPTLETLAAVSILRESLPDIKVRVVNVVDLMKLQPKAEHPHGLSDAEYDMLFTRDKPIIFAFHGYATLVHELTYRRHNRHLHVRGYKEEGTITTPFDMRVQNDLDRFHLVQDALLRLPQLGNRGAYLHQRMSDKLVEHKQYIHEYGLDLPEVRDWKWQ, encoded by the coding sequence ATGACGCTGACCGACCCTACCCCATGCGAGGAAAAGGGCGCGCTGACCGATTCGCTTTTACAAAAGATGGACGCCTATTGGCGCGCCGCCAACTACCTTGCCGCGGGCCAGCTTTATCTGCTGGACAATCCGCTTTTGCGCGAGCCGTTAAAGCCCACGCATATCAAAAAGAAGATCGTGGGCCACTGGGGCACCGTGCCCGGGCAAAACTTTGTGTACGTGCACTTGAACCGCGAGATCAAGCGCTACGACCTTGATATGATCCTTTTGTCCGGCCCGGGCCACGGCGGCAACTTCTTCGTTGCCAACACCTATTTGGAGGGCACCTATAGCGAGGTTTACCCCAACATCAGCGAGGATACGGAGGGCATGCGCCGCCTGTTCAAGCAGTTCTCCTTCCCCGGCGGCATCGCGAGCCATGTCGCGCCCGAAACGCCCGGTTCGATCAACGAGGGCGGCGAGCTCGGCTACGGCGTGGCGCACGCCTTCGGCGCGGTGTTCGACAACCCGGATTTGATCGCGGCCGTGACCGTGGGCGACGGCGAGGCCGAGACCGGCCCGCTCGCGACCTCGTGGCACTCCAACAAGTTCTTAAACCCCATCACGGACGGCGCCGTGCTGCCCATTTTGCATTTAAACGGCTACAAGATCGCCAACCCCACGGTGTTTTCACGCATTTCGCATGACGAGGTGCGGAAATTCTTCGAGGGCTGCGGCTGGAAGCCGTACTTCGTCGAGGGCGACGACCCGATGATCATGCACCGGAAAATGGCCGAGACCATGGATCAGGTAATCGAGGAGATCCTCGCCATCCAGAAGCACGCCCGCGAAACCGGCGACGCTTCGCGCCCGGTCTGGCCGATGATCGTGCTGCGCACGCCCAAGGGCTGGACCGGCCCCAAGGAAGTGGACGGCAAAATGATCGAAAACAGCTTCCGCGCCCATCAGGTGCCGATCATGATGGATCGCCCCGAGCATTTGGAAATGCTGAACGCTTGGCTGCACAGCTACCGGCCGGAAGAGCTGTTCGACGAAGCGGGCCGTTTGATCCCCGCGCTGCGCGCCCTCGCTCCTACCGGGCTCAAGCGCATCGGCTCCAACCCGCACGCGAACGGCGGCCTGCTGCTGCGTCAGCTTCGCCTGCCCGATTTCCGCGATTATGAAATTTCGGTGCCCGCGCCCGGCGCGGTCGAAGGACAGGATATGCTCGAAATGGGCAAGTTCGTGCGGGATATCCTCAAACTGAACGAGGAGAGCCGCAACTTCCGCGTGTTCGGCCCGGATGAGACCGCTTCCAACCGGCTGACCGCCGCGTTCGAGGTATCAAACCGCGTGTGGAACGCGGAAACCCTGCCCTCGGACGAATTTCTCGCGCGGGACGGCCGCATCATGGATTCCATGCTGTCCGAGCATTTGTGCGAGGGCTGGCTGGAGGGTTATCTGCTGACCGGCCGCCACGGCTTTTTCGCCAGCTACGAGGCGTTCATCCGCATCATCGATTCGATGGCCGCCCAGCACGCCAAGTGGCTCAAGGTGTGCAGCGAGCTGCCTTGGCGGCAGAAGATCGCTTCGCTGAACCTGATCCTCGCCTCCAACGTATGGCAGCAGGATCACAACGGCTTTACCCATCAGGACCCCGGCTTCCTAGATCATATCGCCAACAAAAAGGCCGATGTGGTGCGCCTATACCTGCCGCCGGACGGCAACTGCCTGCTTTCTTGCTTCGACCACTGCATCCGCAGCCGCAACTATGTCAACGTAATCGTTGCCTCCAAGCACCCGCGCCCGCAATGGCTGACCATGGAGCAGGCCGTCAAGCACTGCACGCAGGGCATCGGCATTTGGGAATGGGCCTCGAACGATCAGGGCGGCGAGCCCGACGTGGTCATGGCCTGCTGCGGCGAAACGCCGACGCTGGAAACGCTCGCGGCGGTCTCCATCCTGCGGGAAAGCCTGCCTGATATCAAGGTGCGCGTGGTCAACGTGGTAGACCTGATGAAATTGCAGCCCAAGGCCGAGCACCCGCACGGCCTGTCCGACGCGGAATACGACATGCTGTTCACGCGCGACAAGCCCATTATCTTTGCCTTCCACGGCTACGCGACGCTGGTGCACGAGCTGACCTACCGCCGCCACAACCGGCACCTGCACGTGCGCGGTTATAAAGAAGAGGGCACGATCACCACGCCCTTCGACATGCGCGTGCAGAACGATCTGGATCGCTTCCATCTGGTGCAGGACGCTCTGCTCCGCCTGCCGCAGCTTGGCAACCGGGGCGCGTATCTGCACCAACGGATGAGCGACAAGCTTGTGGAGCACAAGCAGTATATCCACGAGTACGGCCTTGACCTGCCCGAGGTCCGCGACTGGAAATGGCAGTAA
- a CDS encoding sugar ABC transporter substrate-binding protein has product MKKRLLAMLMAGAMALSLTACAGTTTGSDAGGGDEPSDSSASGGETKDIKDIVVGLSVGNTTEERWNREIQMFENYASDKGFTLNTQIANNDANKQVSQCENLINQGVDVLIVQSLDAEAAGPIVDAAHDAGIKVIAYDRFIMNSDLDYYITFDSYKVGKVEAEFVVKEAPKGNYIWLKGAPEDNNAHLVAQGQEDVLKPYIDSGDIKIVLDQWCKGWDPNEALKHAENGLTMANNDVQGVIASNDGTCGGAVQALAAQGLAGKVPICGQDADLAACQRIVEGTQTGTVYKPLAPLNQAACELAVAIATGADPMSGVDSSLGTWTKLNNNQKDVDSFTVDVEAVNKDNIYDIIVKRDGFHTLEEVYANIPKDQWPA; this is encoded by the coding sequence ATGAAGAAGAGGTTACTGGCCATGTTGATGGCGGGCGCTATGGCGCTTTCCCTAACTGCGTGTGCAGGCACCACCACCGGTAGCGATGCGGGCGGCGGCGACGAACCCTCGGACAGCTCGGCGTCGGGCGGCGAGACCAAGGATATCAAGGATATCGTCGTCGGTCTTTCCGTAGGCAACACCACGGAGGAACGCTGGAACCGCGAAATCCAGATGTTCGAGAATTACGCGAGCGACAAGGGCTTTACCCTGAACACCCAAATCGCCAACAACGACGCTAACAAGCAGGTTTCCCAGTGCGAAAACCTGATCAATCAGGGCGTTGACGTGCTGATCGTACAATCGCTGGACGCGGAAGCCGCGGGCCCGATCGTTGACGCCGCGCACGACGCGGGCATCAAGGTCATCGCGTACGACCGGTTTATCATGAACTCCGATCTGGATTACTACATCACCTTCGACTCCTACAAGGTCGGTAAGGTAGAGGCTGAATTCGTCGTCAAGGAAGCGCCGAAGGGCAACTACATCTGGCTGAAGGGCGCGCCGGAAGACAACAACGCGCACCTTGTCGCACAGGGTCAGGAAGACGTTCTCAAGCCGTACATCGATTCCGGCGACATTAAGATCGTGCTGGACCAGTGGTGCAAGGGCTGGGATCCGAACGAAGCCCTCAAGCATGCGGAAAACGGCCTGACCATGGCCAACAACGACGTACAGGGCGTTATCGCCTCGAACGACGGCACCTGCGGCGGCGCGGTACAGGCGCTTGCGGCGCAAGGCCTTGCGGGCAAGGTTCCGATCTGCGGACAGGACGCCGACCTCGCGGCTTGCCAGAGAATCGTGGAAGGCACCCAGACCGGCACCGTTTATAAGCCGCTGGCTCCGCTGAATCAGGCTGCTTGCGAACTGGCTGTCGCCATCGCCACCGGCGCGGACCCGATGAGCGGCGTTGATTCGAGCCTTGGCACTTGGACCAAGCTGAACAACAACCAGAAGGATGTCGATTCTTTCACGGTAGACGTAGAAGCGGTTAACAAGGACAACATCTACGACATTATCGTAAAGCGCGACGGTTTCCATACGCTTGAGGAAGTTTACGCGAACATCCCCAAGGATCAGTGGCCGGCGTAA